Proteins from one Clostridium cellulovorans 743B genomic window:
- a CDS encoding LytR/AlgR family response regulator transcription factor produces MRVILVDDELASLNNLKYYLSKEEDIEIIGMYQDSLEAIKKIITDKPDAVFLDISMPEIDGLSCAAEILSHDEEMKIVFVTAYDDYAIKAFELSAIDYILKPIDPQRIKATIKRLSKFSVDQTTKEKFKKNQFIKEKAMKTNISKLPLWENDRIFLCDIEDISFIFSECGYVKINTCKGKTYTSKETLNYYEDRLNELSFFRCHKSFIVNTKKIAEIIPWFNSTFKLIMDGDSNSDITVSRSYMTSFKSLFGL; encoded by the coding sequence ATGAGAGTAATACTTGTAGACGATGAATTAGCAAGTCTTAATAACCTTAAATACTACTTATCAAAAGAAGAGGATATTGAAATTATAGGAATGTACCAAGACTCATTGGAAGCTATCAAGAAAATTATTACTGACAAACCTGATGCAGTTTTTCTTGACATCTCCATGCCTGAAATTGACGGGTTATCTTGTGCAGCAGAAATCTTATCCCATGACGAGGAAATGAAAATTGTTTTTGTTACTGCCTATGACGACTATGCGATAAAAGCCTTCGAGTTAAGTGCTATCGACTATATACTAAAGCCTATCGATCCACAAAGAATAAAAGCAACAATTAAAAGACTAAGTAAGTTTTCTGTTGACCAAACTACCAAGGAAAAATTTAAAAAAAATCAATTTATAAAAGAAAAAGCTATGAAAACTAATATTTCAAAGCTACCTCTATGGGAAAATGATAGAATCTTTCTTTGCGATATTGAAGATATAAGCTTTATTTTTTCAGAATGTGGTTATGTGAAAATTAACACCTGTAAAGGAAAGACTTACACTAGCAAAGAAACTCTTAATTATTATGAGGATAGATTAAATGAACTTAGTTTCTTTCGCTGTCACAAAAGCTTCATCGTGAATACTAAAAAGATAGCTGAAATTATTCCTTGGTTCAATAGCACCTTTAAGTTAATAATGGATGGAGATTCCAACTCTGATATAACTGTAAGCAGAAGTTATATGACTAGTTTTAAAAGCCTCTTTGGTTTGTAA
- a CDS encoding sensor histidine kinase, translating into MLLYSKIHYLLYEKNKFLVLKTTLSIFIIVLMSVVFSGCTEHQSTDKKPPKAINGKFELSDWDFQKEGAILLNGQWEFYWNKLLYPEDFNQSTVSHKNHIVAVPTSWRNYQIEDKKLPNEGYATYRLLVDLDYIPQDLAINTKAFISTCRIWVDNKEIFQTGVVSDNPNTSKDRFKPQLITIHPQNKQFYITVQISNFGCAYGGFVTGLELGNIHLLNNENNKQAYVDMFLFGSILIMGLYHITLYLLRRKDCSTLYFGIICLLIAIRTLLMGQMLLYSFLPSVPLHIFLKLSMITLYLALTFFVMFIHIVFPLDTPRWFVRFSQAIGLFFFTTAIIFTEKLGNLFIVPYEIISVFILIVLLSVLIKAFLKKRESSILVLSAVLFIILIAINDILNSYGVISTGFFIPFGVFIFIFVQSFMLSRKFAKAFFHEEQLLKSELRMLQAQIKPHFLFNTLNTIICVCRESSEKAEELLLNLSNYLRCGFSFKNDDEFADLETELLHVKSYLHIEKARFLDKLNIIFDIDTNIHCKVPAYIIQPIVENSVRHGILPCKDGGTVRLTVKKNNNMLIIIVEDDGVGMTEEKLTALLNSSDKKAGIGISNIQNRIQRIYGKSIKIKSTKGIGTIVTLELPLSDALNL; encoded by the coding sequence ATGTTACTATACTCAAAAATTCATTATCTACTATATGAAAAAAACAAATTTCTTGTTTTAAAAACAACTTTATCAATATTTATTATAGTCCTAATGTCTGTTGTTTTTTCAGGATGCACTGAACATCAATCAACAGATAAAAAACCGCCCAAAGCTATTAATGGTAAATTTGAACTTTCGGACTGGGACTTTCAAAAGGAGGGAGCTATTTTATTAAATGGTCAGTGGGAATTTTACTGGAATAAACTGCTTTATCCTGAAGATTTTAATCAATCAACTGTTTCCCATAAAAATCATATTGTGGCAGTTCCTACTTCATGGAGAAACTACCAAATCGAAGACAAAAAACTTCCCAATGAAGGATATGCCACCTACAGACTCTTAGTTGATCTTGACTATATTCCCCAAGACCTAGCCATTAATACTAAAGCCTTTATTTCAACCTGCAGAATATGGGTGGACAATAAAGAGATTTTTCAAACAGGTGTTGTCAGTGATAACCCTAATACTTCTAAAGATCGTTTCAAACCTCAGCTAATAACAATTCATCCTCAAAACAAACAATTTTATATAACAGTTCAAATTTCGAATTTCGGCTGCGCATATGGGGGATTTGTAACTGGTTTGGAGCTTGGAAATATACATTTACTTAATAATGAAAACAACAAACAAGCATATGTTGATATGTTTCTTTTTGGAAGCATTCTTATAATGGGACTCTACCATATAACGCTCTACCTTCTAAGAAGAAAAGATTGTTCTACACTGTATTTTGGAATTATCTGCTTATTAATAGCAATAAGGACTTTATTAATGGGACAAATGTTACTTTATTCATTTCTACCTTCTGTTCCATTACATATATTTCTTAAATTATCGATGATAACTCTATATCTAGCTCTTACTTTTTTTGTTATGTTTATCCATATAGTTTTCCCATTGGATACCCCAAGATGGTTCGTGAGATTTTCACAAGCTATAGGGCTATTCTTTTTTACAACAGCTATAATTTTTACCGAAAAACTTGGTAACTTATTTATTGTGCCTTATGAAATAATAAGCGTATTTATATTAATCGTACTGCTTTCTGTTCTTATTAAGGCATTTTTAAAGAAAAGGGAATCCTCAATTCTTGTGCTTAGTGCAGTGTTATTTATTATATTAATCGCTATTAATGATATCTTAAATAGCTATGGGGTTATTTCCACTGGATTTTTTATTCCTTTTGGAGTTTTTATCTTTATCTTTGTCCAATCCTTTATGCTTTCAAGGAAATTTGCAAAAGCTTTCTTTCATGAAGAGCAATTGCTAAAATCAGAACTTAGAATGCTTCAGGCGCAGATTAAGCCCCACTTTCTATTTAATACTCTCAATACAATCATATGTGTGTGCAGAGAATCCTCTGAAAAAGCTGAAGAACTGCTTCTTAACTTAAGTAATTACTTGAGATGTGGCTTCAGTTTTAAAAATGATGATGAATTTGCTGACTTAGAAACAGAATTGCTCCATGTAAAATCTTATTTACATATAGAAAAGGCTCGTTTCTTAGATAAACTTAACATAATATTTGATATTGACACCAATATACATTGCAAAGTTCCTGCATATATCATTCAACCAATTGTAGAAAACTCAGTAAGACATGGAATACTGCCCTGTAAAGATGGAGGCACTGTAAGACTCACAGTTAAAAAAAATAATAACATGCTTATTATTATCGTTGAGGATGATGGAGTAGGAATGACTGAAGAAAAATTAACTGCCTTACTTAACAGTTCAGATAAGAAAGCAGGAATAGGTATCTCAAATATTCAGAACCGTATACAAAGGATTTACGGCAAATCCATTAAAATAAAAAGTACCAAGGGAATAGGTACCATTGTAACCTTAGAATTACCTTTAAGTGATGCTCTAAATCTTTGA
- a CDS encoding GNAT family N-acetyltransferase produces MENQLKIRKASLEDVNLIAEIKTKAYRDEKERFKPEEDKIPKWFYSEWYIDIPENIRLINEYNVYLLTVNEVVIGTFWVHDVYEDTIELEDFCILPEYQGFGYGYKALNMMEGMFEKKKRWVLGTPFYSIKNHYLYQKAGYKKVGTVSDETVIVYEKIMI; encoded by the coding sequence ATGGAAAATCAATTAAAAATTAGAAAAGCATCTTTGGAGGATGTTAACTTGATAGCGGAGATTAAAACAAAGGCTTACAGGGATGAGAAAGAAAGATTTAAACCTGAAGAAGACAAGATTCCTAAGTGGTTCTATAGTGAATGGTACATAGATATACCAGAGAATATTCGATTGATAAATGAATATAACGTATACTTACTAACAGTTAATGAGGTGGTTATAGGAACATTTTGGGTTCATGATGTTTATGAAGATACTATTGAACTTGAAGATTTTTGTATATTGCCAGAATATCAAGGCTTTGGTTATGGTTATAAAGCCTTAAATATGATGGAAGGAATGTTTGAGAAAAAGAAAAGATGGGTTTTAGGAACTCCTTTTTATAGCATAAAAAACCATTACTTATATCAGAAAGCGGGTTATAAAAAAGTCGGAACAGTGTCTGATGAAACAGTTATAGTATATGAAAAAATTATGATATAA
- a CDS encoding metallophosphoesterase, giving the protein MKYIFLSDVHIGENIPENWYQKSVHQVYLKAILQYIQANAQQIQDVVILGDWFDSWMYPPEPQISATVTEIINNNLEVFTVQDDGDFITCMDSIKGDLYYVRGNHDMTIDFNELNNYIKLHSKKNKQVVCLDEAYGVNGIYAEHGHYFDLLCKPDLGDKNLYKPLPIGYFVSRVSALYCQQKLQEAGNQNAAQLPGQGNPDMSSILKAIVSNYSGDYSNFANVIMSTLSNLVKCPDMTKLVFTMPDGTVINAADVAKMYPDILKNQQDLTSLLVVDADNSLDNNGENLCNSSYKGIKNRVVVMGHTHVDRLQSHYTLFNGKTIYVNSGFMCPAIPDISTGMVMTFTEVEQNGSTFTVRLKKVNYPGTSISTLTEATI; this is encoded by the coding sequence ATGAAATATATTTTTTTAAGCGATGTTCATATAGGTGAAAATATTCCAGAAAACTGGTATCAGAAATCTGTTCATCAAGTATACCTTAAAGCTATTTTACAATACATACAAGCAAATGCACAGCAAATACAAGATGTTGTTATTCTTGGAGATTGGTTTGATTCATGGATGTATCCGCCTGAACCTCAAATTTCAGCTACAGTAACTGAAATCATAAATAATAATCTCGAAGTGTTTACTGTGCAGGATGATGGAGATTTTATTACTTGTATGGATAGTATAAAAGGAGACTTATATTATGTTCGTGGAAATCATGATATGACTATAGATTTCAATGAATTAAATAATTATATAAAGCTTCATAGTAAGAAAAACAAACAAGTAGTATGTTTGGATGAAGCTTATGGGGTAAATGGCATTTATGCTGAGCATGGTCATTACTTTGATTTACTTTGTAAACCTGATCTCGGTGACAAAAATCTGTACAAGCCGTTACCTATAGGTTATTTTGTTTCAAGAGTTTCAGCTTTGTATTGTCAACAAAAATTGCAAGAGGCTGGTAATCAGAATGCAGCTCAACTACCTGGTCAAGGAAACCCTGATATGTCCAGTATTTTGAAGGCAATAGTGTCAAATTATTCTGGAGATTATAGTAATTTTGCAAATGTGATAATGTCAACCCTTTCAAATTTAGTTAAGTGTCCGGATATGACTAAATTAGTTTTTACAATGCCTGATGGTACAGTAATAAATGCAGCAGATGTTGCAAAGATGTATCCTGATATTTTGAAAAATCAGCAAGACTTAACTAGCTTACTTGTAGTTGATGCGGACAACTCTTTAGACAATAATGGTGAAAATTTATGTAATAGTAGTTATAAAGGAATTAAAAATAGAGTTGTAGTAATGGGACATACGCATGTAGATAGACTTCAAAGTCACTATACATTATTTAATGGTAAGACTATTTACGTCAATTCAGGTTTTATGTGTCCAGCAATTCCAGACATAAGTACTGGTATGGTAATGACATTTACTGAAGTTGAACAAAATGGTTCAACATTTACAGTTAGGTTAAAGAAAGTTAATTATCCAGGCACAAGTATATCAACGTTAACAGAAGCTACTATTTGA
- a CDS encoding DUF4179 domain-containing protein: protein MDNLDNLKNDIKIPSTIDLAVKKGIERGKKDKRKKKLQSTYKKVAAVIAILVVTTSFVVTHPNIAMAIPGVKSIFKLIGYSYRGENFEKLQEFSNSINQTVENNGIKVTIDEVTINDNILAITSTVEGNNIKNDDKFGKSLIEEVRYHQLISLNGKHLSHMVENKKIDDNTLVTMTYANISDIDLEEVVDVDIDIKSIGEVYGSWNFKFQVSKANKETNSKVINVDKTIKIPKSTLKFDNVVISSLGSTINYSGTYDADSVIFRNSIRDFVVMDDKGKILQIMSPGASFFPEKYQGKIEILNDLTNVKSLTVIPIFKYWGLKRMYIDDFIYDVLQTTVNNNFDTPQELITEDGKAISEEKTSENSLNKKFCMFNIDKARAFSSIEGLINQSIKVGNSNTATIRNIEISEKETKVTFKIDGNGAYPYRQISDMVIIDETYNKIINTKYEEKVVFENLDEGIVSMKLPPIDKTKKYKIALPIIEEPEIDEQYKANIDLTCCASR from the coding sequence ATGGATAATTTAGATAATTTGAAAAATGATATTAAAATTCCAAGCACAATAGACTTGGCAGTTAAAAAAGGAATTGAGAGAGGCAAAAAAGATAAGAGAAAGAAAAAACTTCAAAGTACATATAAAAAAGTTGCTGCTGTGATAGCGATTTTAGTTGTAACAACTTCATTCGTAGTCACTCATCCAAACATAGCGATGGCAATTCCAGGGGTAAAGTCAATCTTTAAGCTTATAGGCTATAGCTATAGAGGAGAAAACTTTGAAAAACTTCAGGAGTTTTCAAATAGTATAAATCAAACTGTAGAGAATAATGGGATAAAAGTAACCATTGATGAAGTAACGATTAATGATAATATTTTAGCAATTACTTCAACTGTTGAGGGTAACAATATTAAAAATGATGATAAATTTGGAAAGAGTCTTATAGAAGAAGTTCGCTATCACCAATTAATAAGCCTTAATGGTAAACATTTAAGTCATATGGTTGAAAATAAAAAGATTGATGATAATACACTGGTGACAATGACTTATGCAAATATTTCTGATATAGATTTAGAAGAGGTGGTGGATGTTGACATAGATATTAAGTCTATTGGAGAGGTATACGGTTCTTGGAATTTTAAGTTTCAAGTTTCTAAGGCGAACAAGGAAACAAATTCTAAAGTGATAAACGTAGATAAAACTATTAAAATACCAAAGAGCACCCTTAAGTTTGATAATGTAGTAATAAGTTCCTTAGGAAGCACGATAAATTACTCTGGTACTTATGATGCTGATAGTGTAATTTTCCGAAATAGTATTAGAGACTTTGTGGTTATGGATGATAAGGGAAAGATATTGCAAATAATGTCTCCAGGTGCGTCATTTTTCCCAGAAAAGTATCAAGGGAAGATAGAGATACTTAATGATTTAACTAATGTGAAGTCTTTAACTGTAATTCCTATATTTAAGTATTGGGGACTTAAGAGAATGTATATAGACGATTTTATTTATGATGTGTTACAAACAACAGTTAATAATAATTTTGATACTCCTCAAGAATTAATAACAGAGGATGGAAAAGCAATATCAGAAGAAAAAACAAGTGAAAATTCTTTGAATAAGAAGTTTTGTATGTTTAATATAGATAAAGCTAGAGCATTTTCATCCATAGAGGGATTAATTAATCAATCTATAAAAGTAGGAAATAGTAACACAGCAACAATTAGAAATATCGAAATTTCTGAAAAAGAAACAAAAGTTACTTTCAAAATAGATGGAAATGGTGCATATCCATATAGGCAAATTAGTGACATGGTTATTATAGACGAAACTTATAATAAAATTATAAATACAAAATATGAAGAAAAGGTTGTTTTTGAAAATTTAGATGAAGGAATTGTATCCATGAAGCTACCACCTATAGATAAAACAAAGAAATATAAGATAGCCCTTCCTATCATAGAGGAACCAGAAATTGATGAACAGTATAAAGCTAATATTGATTTAACCTGTTGTGCTAGCAGATAA
- a CDS encoding DnaJ family domain-containing protein, with protein sequence MDIFEIIAERKIQEAMDKGKFDNLAGQGKPLDLEDLLGVPSEFRMVILSLKMQDHYLQR encoded by the coding sequence ATGGATATCTTCGAAATTATAGCAGAACGAAAAATACAAGAGGCAATGGACAAGGGGAAGTTTGATAATCTTGCTGGACAAGGTAAACCACTTGACCTTGAAGATTTATTAGGAGTACCATCAGAATTTAGAATGGTTATACTATCCTTAAAAATGCAGGATCATTACCTCCAGAGATAG
- a CDS encoding radical SAM/SPASM domain-containing protein — translation MNNYNMISNFRDGGSEYISTQKALIFELFSGKYDIETITKIFSGTFEIDLEKSEQCIKAVLDEYASHITFYPHEIQTDLSCDPMRILKKSSTKWQYNPVRYESPEELVLSLSYVCNHKCIYCCNSSGSRIEDELSFNDWIKVIDEAADLGVETILFSGGEPLMYPDFIKLVKRTKDNGIYPIVSTNGTLISEETAKQLSEAGIDFVHLSMSAANEELYDSIIGYKGNLPKVKAAIKALKDNNIYIRLKVVLMPVNIKHIEELLDFCIENKVDCVHLAPFILTHISRNGKELMPSVNDLNNLKKVINSKRNKIKILEPSVEGMCWSGPTDIVKCGGIKSKLTIISNGNITLCETLGKTPNFILGNVKTTKIKDIWNSDLPDNILKVNMKLVEEPCKSCEYLEGCKTGCFMCSLIYSDNSYSVDPRCWKANISNNAYRSIYS, via the coding sequence ATGAATAATTATAATATGATATCTAATTTTAGAGATGGTGGATCTGAATATATATCAACACAAAAAGCATTGATTTTTGAATTATTTAGCGGCAAATATGATATTGAAACTATTACTAAAATATTTTCAGGTACATTTGAGATTGATTTAGAAAAATCAGAACAATGTATAAAAGCTGTTCTGGATGAATACGCTTCACATATAACATTCTATCCACATGAAATCCAAACAGATTTATCCTGTGATCCCATGAGGATTCTGAAAAAGTCTTCTACAAAGTGGCAATATAATCCTGTGAGATATGAAAGTCCTGAGGAGTTAGTGCTATCCCTTTCATATGTGTGTAATCATAAATGTATTTATTGTTGTAATAGTTCTGGAAGCCGTATAGAAGATGAACTTTCGTTTAATGATTGGATTAAAGTAATTGACGAAGCTGCAGATTTAGGGGTTGAAACAATACTTTTTTCTGGTGGCGAACCATTAATGTATCCAGACTTTATAAAGTTAGTAAAGCGAACAAAAGATAATGGTATATATCCAATAGTTTCAACTAATGGTACATTGATATCTGAAGAAACTGCAAAACAACTTTCAGAAGCAGGTATAGACTTTGTTCATTTAAGTATGTCGGCAGCAAATGAAGAATTATATGATAGTATTATAGGTTATAAAGGTAATCTTCCTAAAGTGAAAGCTGCAATAAAAGCATTAAAAGATAATAATATTTATATTAGGTTAAAAGTGGTTTTAATGCCTGTGAATATAAAGCATATTGAGGAATTGTTAGATTTCTGTATTGAAAATAAAGTAGATTGCGTACATTTAGCGCCATTTATACTTACACATATATCACGAAATGGGAAAGAACTCATGCCCTCAGTAAACGATTTAAATAACTTGAAAAAAGTGATAAACAGTAAGAGAAATAAAATTAAAATATTAGAACCTTCTGTTGAGGGAATGTGCTGGAGTGGACCAACTGACATTGTAAAATGTGGTGGAATAAAATCTAAACTGACGATTATTTCAAATGGGAATATAACACTTTGTGAGACTCTAGGTAAGACCCCTAATTTTATATTAGGTAATGTGAAAACAACAAAAATAAAAGATATATGGAACTCTGATTTACCTGATAATATATTAAAGGTAAATATGAAATTAGTTGAAGAACCCTGCAAAAGTTGTGAGTATTTAGAAGGGTGTAAAACAGGTTGTTTTATGTGTTCATTAATATATTCTGATAATTCATATTCAGTTGATCCAAGATGTTGGAAAGCTAATATCTCGAATAATGCTTATAGAAGTATTTATAGTTAG
- a CDS encoding sigma-70 family RNA polymerase sigma factor, whose amino-acid sequence MNLEEQVKLAIKGDEEVFEYLMDINKEGLYRTAIAYAKNEQDALDILQETVYKAYISIDKLKKPEYFKTWLTKILINNAINFTNKKKKIVYIENHNEKGTASYEEKSIDEKLDILESIDKLEEKYKKVIVLKYFQDLTITEIAEVLNCPTGTIKTYLNKALKKLRLFMNEEIV is encoded by the coding sequence ATGAATTTAGAGGAACAAGTGAAATTAGCGATTAAAGGCGATGAAGAAGTTTTTGAATACCTTATGGATATTAATAAGGAAGGGCTTTATCGTACTGCTATTGCTTATGCAAAAAATGAGCAAGATGCATTGGATATATTACAAGAGACGGTGTACAAAGCCTATATTTCCATAGATAAATTAAAGAAACCAGAGTATTTTAAAACCTGGCTCACTAAGATATTAATAAATAATGCAATCAACTTTACTAATAAAAAGAAAAAAATTGTGTACATAGAAAATCATAATGAAAAGGGCACAGCTTCCTACGAAGAGAAGAGCATAGATGAAAAATTAGATATTCTAGAGTCTATTGATAAGTTAGAAGAGAAATATAAGAAGGTAATAGTTCTAAAATACTTTCAAGATCTCACAATTACTGAAATTGCTGAAGTCCTTAATTGTCCCACAGGCACAATAAAAACTTATCTTAATAAAGCTTTAAAGAAGCTGAGATTATTTATGAATGAGGAGATAGTTTAA
- a CDS encoding HAD family hydrolase, which translates to MKNIIFDVDGTLWDTTGSVAKSWNKAVSEVGVAEPNLTADMLKKEFGKPMNVIADDLFPDASPEQKEQLLELCCKYEHEDLLKNEDNLLFPGVKETIIELSKKYRLFIVSNCQCGYIELFMDKIGIKEYIEDYECFGNTGRCKGENIKLVVERNNLDEVVYVGDTQGDYEATVLAEVPFIFARYGFGNVENFYMAIDNIGELLKL; encoded by the coding sequence ATGAAAAACATAATATTTGATGTTGATGGTACCTTATGGGATACCACAGGAAGTGTAGCTAAGTCATGGAATAAAGCAGTTTCTGAAGTTGGTGTGGCAGAGCCAAATTTAACTGCAGATATGCTAAAAAAAGAGTTTGGAAAGCCAATGAATGTTATAGCAGACGATTTATTTCCAGATGCTAGCCCAGAACAAAAGGAACAATTATTAGAGCTTTGTTGTAAGTATGAGCATGAGGATTTGCTAAAAAATGAGGACAACCTATTGTTTCCAGGTGTAAAAGAAACTATCATAGAACTTTCAAAGAAATACCGCTTGTTTATAGTTAGCAATTGTCAATGTGGTTATATTGAATTATTTATGGACAAGATAGGCATTAAAGAATATATAGAAGACTACGAATGTTTCGGAAATACAGGCAGATGCAAAGGGGAAAACATCAAGCTTGTTGTTGAAAGAAATAATTTGGACGAAGTAGTGTATGTTGGAGATACTCAAGGAGACTATGAAGCTACTGTTCTTGCAGAAGTACCATTTATTTTTGCAAGGTATGGTTTTGGTAACGTTGAAAATTTCTATATGGCTATTGATAATATAGGAGAATTGTTGAAGCTATAA
- a CDS encoding radical SAM/SPASM domain-containing protein: protein MREDYYPLLKDTVRIKKMPSGCWVVDLVADNGAVIHPFEAFALSLCTGEYTLENLKYIFSSVFSIEKSDYIDTIFNKLDRYIIWKDKVSACNHKYDPKTFLYDIKTTENSSKNRFDSPGEMTIILTHNCNFRCIYCFNNSGEAKTVQLNTNEWLEVIKQARELGIVKCTVSGGEPMLHPGFFDILRAITDSGMSVYICTNGSLVDENVVKQFKEIGLPCVQFSLDAGTPEIHDKMATVKGTYPKVINAIKLLVGAGIDVYIKSVITPVNYSDISNLIDLCSELGVKQLVLDRFDLSNAGRGGTELFMTRKQELDLEDLVQTKIKELSGKMILKAATVQRCWSGEDNIVVCGAFRRSINILPNGDISVCEKLIEVPEMTAGNVKDNTLEEIWNSKKVSDIVNPSKDIIDEPCKTCEHLDHCHTGCYALSLLVSENPYSIDPRCWKGNYSNKFFMDSTYERI from the coding sequence ATGAGAGAGGATTATTATCCATTATTAAAAGATACAGTAAGAATAAAAAAAATGCCTTCAGGTTGTTGGGTTGTAGATTTAGTTGCAGATAATGGAGCGGTTATACATCCATTCGAGGCATTCGCTTTATCTCTCTGTACAGGTGAATATACTCTTGAAAATCTGAAATATATATTTTCATCAGTTTTTAGTATAGAAAAAAGCGACTATATTGATACTATTTTTAATAAGCTCGACAGATATATTATATGGAAGGACAAGGTTTCAGCTTGTAACCATAAATATGATCCAAAAACATTTTTATATGATATTAAAACTACAGAAAATTCTTCTAAAAACAGATTTGATAGCCCTGGTGAGATGACTATAATTCTAACACATAACTGCAATTTTAGATGTATATATTGTTTCAACAATTCAGGAGAGGCAAAAACTGTTCAGTTAAATACCAATGAATGGCTTGAGGTAATAAAGCAAGCTAGGGAATTAGGAATAGTAAAATGTACTGTAAGTGGTGGAGAGCCAATGTTACATCCCGGATTTTTTGATATTCTAAGAGCTATTACGGATAGTGGAATGTCTGTATACATATGCACAAATGGAAGTCTTGTTGATGAAAATGTGGTAAAACAATTTAAGGAAATAGGATTGCCATGTGTTCAATTTAGTCTTGATGCTGGTACACCAGAAATTCATGATAAAATGGCAACTGTAAAAGGAACATATCCAAAAGTAATTAATGCTATTAAACTCCTTGTAGGTGCTGGGATAGATGTATATATCAAGTCGGTAATTACACCTGTCAATTATAGTGATATAAGTAATCTTATAGATTTATGTAGTGAATTAGGTGTGAAACAATTAGTACTTGATAGATTTGATCTTAGCAATGCAGGCAGAGGAGGTACTGAACTTTTTATGACAAGAAAGCAAGAGCTTGACTTAGAAGATTTAGTACAAACAAAGATAAAAGAACTCTCAGGGAAAATGATACTTAAGGCAGCTACAGTTCAAAGATGTTGGTCTGGTGAGGATAATATAGTAGTATGTGGAGCATTTAGACGTTCTATAAATATTCTTCCGAATGGTGATATAAGTGTATGTGAAAAACTCATCGAAGTACCTGAGATGACAGCAGGTAATGTAAAAGACAATACACTTGAGGAGATATGGAATTCTAAAAAAGTTAGTGATATTGTTAATCCAAGTAAAGATATTATAGACGAACCTTGTAAAACTTGTGAACACTTAGATCATTGCCATACAGGATGTTATGCTTTATCTTTACTTGTCAGTGAAAATCCATACTCTATAGATCCAAGATGTTGGAAAGGAAATTATTCTAATAAATTTTTTATGGATTCAACTTATGAAAGGATATAG